One genomic region from Prevotella sp. Rep29 encodes:
- a CDS encoding M48 family metallopeptidase, with the protein MNKAKLLLVMFVTTLLMACGTTRTVPITGRKQSLMVSDEQVLSLSNQEYANYMKSAKLSTNTNNTAMVKRVGQKLATAVENYLRQNGMAADLVNYKWEFNLVQDKSVNAFCMPGGKIVVYEGLLPVTQNEASLAIVLGHEIAHAVARHSAEQMSKQIKQQYGTQIVGGVLSAAGMGSNTASILGALAQQGFKIRNLSYSRDHEHEADHMGLIFAAMAGYDPQVAVAFWQRMAASSGNSNQSDFWSDHPSDAKRIANIQKWMPEALKYYKK; encoded by the coding sequence ATGAACAAGGCAAAATTATTATTAGTGATGTTTGTTACCACATTGCTCATGGCGTGTGGAACAACGAGAACCGTACCCATCACGGGACGTAAGCAGAGTTTGATGGTCAGCGACGAGCAAGTACTGAGCCTCAGTAATCAGGAGTATGCTAACTATATGAAGTCGGCAAAACTCTCTACCAACACAAATAATACTGCAATGGTGAAGCGCGTAGGTCAGAAGCTGGCAACGGCAGTGGAAAACTATCTGCGTCAGAATGGTATGGCAGCCGACCTCGTCAATTATAAGTGGGAATTTAATCTGGTGCAGGACAAGAGCGTGAACGCCTTCTGTATGCCTGGCGGAAAGATTGTGGTTTATGAGGGGTTGTTGCCCGTCACCCAGAACGAGGCATCGCTCGCCATCGTCCTCGGTCATGAGATTGCGCACGCTGTTGCCCGTCACTCAGCAGAGCAGATGTCGAAGCAAATCAAGCAGCAATATGGTACGCAGATTGTTGGCGGTGTGCTTAGCGCAGCAGGTATGGGGTCGAACACGGCTTCTATCCTCGGTGCATTGGCACAGCAGGGATTCAAGATTCGCAACCTGTCCTATTCACGCGACCATGAGCACGAGGCAGACCACATGGGACTCATCTTCGCAGCAATGGCAGGCTACGACCCGCAGGTGGCTGTGGCTTTCTGGCAGCGCATGGCAGCCAGCTCAGGCAACAGCAACCAGTCGGACTTCTGGAGCGACCACCCGTCGGATGCAAAGCGCATAGCGAATATCCAGAAGTGGATGCCCGAAGCATTGAAATATTACAAGAAATAA
- a CDS encoding PH domain-containing protein — protein sequence MGYVEKSLMEGEHIVYEATYHYVIYWLPALLALAGLVLLFAPIGDMTFGTRLLFTLIIIAVAAVWAVVKWGGKRFVLTNKRIIEKVGIVRLESNELVLHRCEGVNLSQGILGRILNYGTVIVTTGEVANEYPYIKNPLRFKTLVNQQIDNYKELLMKG from the coding sequence ATGGGATACGTAGAAAAAAGTTTGATGGAAGGTGAGCATATCGTTTATGAAGCTACCTATCACTATGTCATTTATTGGTTGCCGGCATTGTTGGCGCTGGCAGGTTTGGTACTGCTTTTTGCTCCGATAGGTGATATGACGTTCGGCACACGTCTGTTGTTCACGCTGATTATCATTGCCGTGGCAGCGGTGTGGGCTGTTGTGAAGTGGGGCGGCAAGCGGTTTGTGCTGACCAATAAGCGCATCATCGAGAAGGTGGGTATCGTGCGCCTCGAATCGAACGAACTGGTGCTGCATCGCTGTGAGGGGGTGAACCTTTCTCAGGGCATTCTCGGACGGATATTGAATTACGGCACGGTCATCGTGACGACTGGCGAGGTGGCAAACGAATATCCATACATCAAGAATCCGTTGAGGTTCAAGACACTGGTCAATCAGCAGATAGACAACTATAAGGAACTGCTGATGAAGGGATAA
- a CDS encoding glucosamine-6-phosphate deaminase, producing MRLNLSSQIVLNKVPTKFYRPENAVERSEVTRMEKIQTDIFPTIDEGAKHIADTIEAEITTKQREGKFCVLGLGTGMSLTPVYQELIRRHKECGLSFHNVVVFNAYEYFPLTPETQTCSINQLRRRFLDHVDINPQNIFTLDGTIPQDAVQEHCRLYEQRIQTFGGIDVMMLGIGRIGNIATNEPGSGHNTTSRIILIEPTTREEMSLSFDNGETVPPCSITMGIATILSARKIFLTAWGEEKADIIQKTVEGRVSDAIPASFLQTHNAAHVVIDLAAGSRLTRIVRPWLVTSCKWDDKLVRSALVWLCQKTGKPILKLTNKDYNENGLSELLALYGSAYNANIKIFNDLQHTITGWPGGKPDADDTYRPERAKPFPKRVIVFSPHPDDDVISMGGTLRRLVQQGHDVHVAYQTSGNIAVGDEEVSRFMHFINGFNQLFGEDGDEIIKKKYREIKDFLAKKKEGDIDTQDIRTIKGLIRRGEARTACTYNQIPLDHVHFLDLPFYESGRIEKLPMGKADVEIVLKLIDDVKPHQIYVAGDLADPHGTHKKCTDAVLAAIDELKKSNAEWLKECRIWMYRGAWAEWEIENIEMCVPMSPEELRAKRNSILKHQSQMESAPFLGNDERLFWQRAEDRNRATAKLYDDLGLACYEAMEAFVEYKPL from the coding sequence ATGAGACTGAATCTTAGCTCACAAATCGTACTCAACAAAGTACCGACAAAATTCTATCGACCGGAGAACGCCGTGGAACGCTCGGAAGTGACGCGTATGGAGAAGATACAAACAGACATCTTCCCCACCATCGACGAGGGTGCAAAGCACATCGCTGACACGATAGAGGCAGAAATCACCACCAAACAAAGGGAAGGCAAGTTCTGTGTGCTCGGACTGGGAACGGGCATGTCGCTCACACCTGTCTATCAGGAACTCATACGCCGCCACAAGGAATGCGGACTCAGCTTCCACAACGTCGTGGTGTTCAACGCCTACGAATATTTCCCGCTCACGCCGGAAACCCAGACGTGCAGCATCAATCAGCTCAGACGCCGCTTCCTCGACCATGTGGATATCAACCCGCAAAACATCTTCACGCTCGACGGAACGATTCCGCAGGACGCCGTGCAGGAGCATTGCCGGCTCTACGAGCAGCGCATACAGACGTTCGGCGGCATTGATGTCATGATGCTGGGCATCGGGCGTATCGGAAACATTGCCACCAACGAGCCCGGTTCGGGACATAACACCACTTCGCGCATCATCCTCATCGAGCCTACCACACGCGAGGAGATGTCGCTCAGCTTCGATAACGGCGAGACGGTGCCGCCCTGTTCCATCACGATGGGCATCGCCACCATCCTCTCAGCCCGCAAGATTTTCCTGACGGCATGGGGCGAGGAAAAGGCAGACATCATCCAGAAGACGGTCGAGGGACGTGTGTCGGACGCCATTCCGGCATCATTCCTGCAGACGCACAACGCCGCACACGTGGTCATCGACCTGGCTGCCGGCTCACGACTGACACGCATCGTGCGCCCATGGCTGGTCACATCCTGCAAGTGGGACGACAAACTGGTGCGCTCGGCGCTGGTGTGGCTGTGCCAGAAAACGGGGAAGCCCATCTTGAAACTGACCAACAAAGACTATAACGAGAACGGACTGTCGGAACTGCTCGCACTCTACGGCTCCGCATACAATGCCAATATCAAGATATTCAACGACCTGCAACACACCATCACGGGATGGCCCGGCGGTAAGCCCGATGCCGACGACACGTACCGGCCGGAGCGGGCAAAGCCGTTCCCGAAGCGGGTAATCGTCTTCTCACCCCACCCCGACGACGATGTCATCTCGATGGGTGGCACGCTCCGGCGACTGGTGCAACAGGGACACGACGTGCACGTGGCTTACCAGACGAGCGGAAACATTGCCGTCGGCGACGAGGAGGTGAGCCGTTTCATGCACTTCATCAACGGGTTCAACCAACTTTTCGGAGAAGACGGGGATGAAATCATCAAGAAAAAATACCGTGAGATAAAAGATTTCCTTGCTAAAAAGAAGGAAGGTGACATCGACACGCAGGACATACGCACCATCAAGGGACTGATTCGGCGCGGTGAGGCGCGCACGGCTTGCACCTACAACCAGATTCCGCTTGACCACGTGCACTTCCTCGACCTGCCATTCTACGAGAGCGGACGCATCGAGAAACTGCCGATGGGAAAGGCTGACGTGGAGATTGTGCTTAAGCTGATTGATGACGTGAAGCCCCATCAGATATACGTGGCGGGCGATTTGGCTGACCCGCACGGCACCCACAAGAAGTGTACGGATGCCGTCCTGGCTGCTATCGACGAGTTGAAGAAGAGCAACGCGGAGTGGCTGAAGGAGTGCCGTATATGGATGTATCGCGGCGCATGGGCTGAATGGGAGATTGAGAACATCGAGATGTGTGTGCCGATGAGCCCCGAAGAGCTTCGTGCGAAGCGTAACTCTATCTTGAAACACCAGTCGCAAATGGAGAGTGCGCCGTTCCTGGGCAATGACGAACGACTGTTCTGGCAGCGTGCCGAAGACCGCAACCGTGCCACGGCAAAACTCTATGACGACCTCGGACTGGCTTGCTACGAGGCGATGGAAGCCTTCGTGGAATACAAGCCGCTGTAA
- a CDS encoding DUF4468 domain-containing protein — MKRYRIWMLAAILTLCGATTTNAQVMKIADLERYAKERYGDKWLDAARNLASSLTLDKNENLTYQQVIEAPGKTKEQLYVALNYWATATFKDNNAITLNDKEAGCIIISSTIRNIAEHIGTINKYSVSITPIIRLDIKEGRVRVTYTVQTYDVLADISGGWLSPTDKEGKTFGDSKRKADDKTNPMLYDRQWEIAHHYPFVEKDAQKRTCAKALVMTHAYSNAILDKVEEALKHGIVGNDDEDW; from the coding sequence ATGAAAAGGTACAGAATATGGATGCTCGCCGCCATCCTGACATTATGCGGTGCCACGACAACCAACGCACAAGTAATGAAGATAGCCGACCTGGAGAGGTATGCCAAAGAGCGCTACGGCGACAAATGGCTCGATGCAGCACGGAATCTCGCCTCCAGCCTGACACTCGACAAAAACGAAAACCTCACCTATCAGCAGGTAATCGAGGCGCCGGGCAAGACTAAGGAGCAACTCTATGTGGCACTTAACTACTGGGCAACAGCCACCTTCAAGGACAACAACGCCATCACACTCAACGACAAGGAAGCCGGCTGCATCATCATATCATCGACCATACGCAACATTGCCGAGCACATTGGCACCATCAACAAATACTCTGTCAGCATCACACCCATCATCCGGCTCGATATAAAAGAAGGGCGCGTCCGTGTTACATACACCGTGCAGACCTATGACGTGCTGGCAGACATCAGCGGCGGATGGCTCAGTCCGACAGATAAAGAGGGAAAAACCTTTGGTGACTCGAAGCGCAAAGCCGACGACAAAACCAACCCCATGCTCTACGACCGGCAGTGGGAGATAGCCCATCATTATCCTTTCGTCGAGAAAGATGCCCAGAAACGCACCTGCGCCAAAGCGCTTGTGATGACCCACGCCTACTCAAACGCCATCCTCGACAAGGTGGAAGAGGCGCTGAAACATGGCATTGTGGGTAACGATGATGAGGATTGGTAA
- a CDS encoding M15 family metallopeptidase, giving the protein MMKKTFIVIFAALIVLTACTTSARLTATDDSSQFVTLTDAVPDAILEIRYFSTYNFVGTRIDGYQQPTALLTRRAADSLRAVSDELKQQGYRLKIYDAYRPQRAVNHFVRWASDLPDTAMKPYFYPDLDKSVLFEQDYIAEKSGHTRGSTVDLTLFDMASEKEVDMGGTFDWFGPESHPDFCGNPETGTYTGDNSKSPTRRSITAEQFRNRMILRRAMLRHGFKPLDSEWWHFTLKDEPFPDTYFTFPVRQLNK; this is encoded by the coding sequence ATGATGAAAAAGACTTTTATTGTAATATTCGCTGCCCTCATCGTGCTCACAGCATGCACCACAAGCGCACGACTGACGGCAACCGACGACTCGTCGCAGTTCGTCACACTGACCGACGCGGTGCCCGACGCTATCCTTGAAATACGCTATTTCAGCACCTACAACTTCGTAGGCACACGCATCGACGGCTATCAACAACCCACGGCACTGCTCACACGGCGGGCAGCCGACAGCCTCCGCGCAGTGAGCGACGAGCTCAAACAACAGGGCTACCGCCTCAAAATCTACGACGCCTATCGCCCGCAGCGAGCCGTCAACCACTTCGTGCGGTGGGCATCCGACCTCCCCGACACCGCCATGAAGCCCTATTTCTATCCCGACCTGGACAAGAGCGTGCTCTTCGAGCAGGACTATATCGCAGAAAAAAGCGGTCACACGCGAGGAAGCACAGTGGACCTGACACTCTTCGACATGGCATCGGAGAAGGAAGTTGACATGGGCGGCACGTTCGACTGGTTCGGTCCGGAAAGCCACCCCGATTTCTGCGGCAATCCCGAAACGGGCACCTACACAGGCGACAACAGCAAGAGTCCCACGCGACGCAGCATCACCGCCGAGCAGTTCCGTAACCGCATGATACTCCGTCGTGCGATGCTCCGTCATGGTTTCAAACCATTGGATTCAGAATGGTGGCATTTTACGTTGAAAGACGAACCGTTCCCCGACACCTATTTCACATTCCCAGTCAGACAATTAAACAAATAA
- a CDS encoding low specificity L-threonine aldolase has translation MLNFECDYNNGAHPEVLRKLVETNGRQSLTYGFDEWSEQARGKIRAACGDASADVFFLVGGTQTNATVIDALLRSHEAVISAECGHINVHEAGAIEQSGHKVIALPACDGKMRTEDLDRYMDWFVNDESRDHVAQPGMVYVTFPTEFGTLYTARELQDIHNVCRKYGLKLFVDGARMGYGLAASSEVTLPFLAQHSDAFYIGGTKVGALCGEAVVFPRGGAPKGFFSIIKQHGALLAKGRLAGIQFDALFTDNLYLNISRHAVSMAMRLKEMMLAKGYRLHIDSPTNQQFFVIENSKMHELEPHVLFTHWEPADGEHTVCRFVTSWATTEEDLQALAEVV, from the coding sequence ATCCTTAATTTTGAATGCGACTACAATAACGGTGCGCATCCTGAAGTGTTGCGGAAGTTGGTGGAAACCAACGGCAGACAGAGTCTGACGTACGGCTTTGACGAGTGGAGCGAGCAGGCACGCGGGAAAATCCGGGCGGCTTGCGGTGATGCGTCGGCTGACGTTTTCTTCCTCGTGGGGGGCACGCAGACCAACGCCACGGTCATCGACGCGCTGCTCAGAAGCCACGAGGCGGTCATCTCAGCCGAATGTGGACATATCAATGTGCACGAGGCAGGAGCCATCGAGCAGAGCGGACACAAGGTGATTGCCTTGCCCGCTTGCGACGGGAAGATGCGGACGGAGGACCTGGATCGCTATATGGACTGGTTTGTGAACGACGAAAGTCGCGACCATGTGGCGCAGCCGGGCATGGTGTACGTCACTTTTCCGACCGAGTTCGGCACGCTCTATACTGCCCGAGAATTGCAGGATATCCATAATGTTTGCAGGAAATACGGACTGAAGCTGTTCGTGGACGGCGCCCGAATGGGCTATGGACTGGCTGCGAGCAGCGAGGTGACACTGCCTTTCCTCGCACAGCACAGCGATGCGTTTTATATCGGAGGAACGAAAGTGGGCGCGCTCTGCGGCGAGGCGGTGGTCTTTCCGCGTGGCGGAGCGCCGAAAGGCTTTTTCAGTATTATCAAACAGCACGGCGCACTCCTGGCAAAAGGACGGTTGGCAGGCATCCAGTTCGATGCACTGTTCACCGACAACCTCTATCTCAACATCTCCCGCCACGCCGTCAGCATGGCGATGCGCCTGAAAGAAATGATGCTCGCGAAGGGCTACCGGCTGCATATCGATTCGCCTACGAACCAGCAATTCTTCGTCATTGAGAACTCGAAAATGCACGAACTGGAGCCCCACGTACTTTTCACCCACTGGGAACCAGCCGACGGGGAGCACACCGTCTGCCGCTTTGTGACCAGTTGGGCGACGACCGAGGAGGACCTGCAAGCCCTCGCCGAGGTGGTCTGA
- a CDS encoding amidohydrolase family protein has product MEHFSRLKKIDAHTHIGAFGSPFNIDFNTERLLEQMDIYNIEKTILCSSSAYSNDDTLKAYKQHPDKIIPLMWVNCAQGQPAYDLLEHYFRDEHFAGAKLQSLFDGYTADAPCVDPVAELCEKYGKPLFVHSGHPPFSLPWQIGLLAERHPYLPIVMIHMGHAHGVYVDAAITMACRYDNIWLETSGTSMSCQIKNAYDTVGHDRVMFGIDSPFHHPTVEIQKVMACGIDENGLENIFYNNAKAFMRL; this is encoded by the coding sequence ATGGAACACTTTAGCAGATTAAAGAAAATAGATGCCCACACACATATAGGGGCATTCGGCAGTCCTTTCAATATTGATTTTAACACGGAACGACTGCTGGAGCAAATGGACATATACAATATTGAGAAAACAATTTTATGCTCTTCAAGTGCATACTCTAATGATGACACTCTCAAAGCATACAAACAGCATCCAGACAAGATTATTCCCTTGATGTGGGTAAATTGTGCACAAGGTCAACCTGCTTATGATCTCTTAGAACATTATTTTCGTGATGAACATTTTGCTGGTGCGAAATTGCAGTCGCTGTTCGATGGTTATACTGCTGATGCTCCCTGTGTTGACCCTGTTGCAGAATTGTGTGAGAAGTATGGCAAACCATTGTTTGTACATTCTGGCCATCCACCTTTTTCTTTGCCTTGGCAAATTGGACTGTTAGCAGAACGGCATCCCTACTTGCCTATCGTTATGATACATATGGGGCATGCTCATGGAGTATATGTTGATGCAGCTATAACGATGGCTTGCAGATATGACAATATTTGGTTAGAGACATCTGGCACATCTATGAGTTGTCAGATAAAAAACGCTTACGACACTGTAGGTCATGACAGAGTGATGTTCGGTATAGATTCGCCATTTCATCATCCCACTGTAGAGATACAAAAAGTAATGGCATGCGGTATAGATGAAAATGGCTTGGAAAACATATTCTACAATAATGCGAAGGCATTTATGAGACTCTAA
- a CDS encoding glutaminase: protein MNYHQILENIYMDIRPYAQVGKQADYIPALASVDPDQFGICINTLQGDEYALGQADTRFSIQSISKVFSLAYCMSILGDNVWLRMGKEPSGTAFNSLIQLELEKGYPRNPFINAGAIVMSDILLSHLSHPHEDYIAFIREISHNDTINYNDEVVRSEESQGYLNAAIANLLKYHHNIDNDIADVLHFYFLTCSVEMSCKELSKAFLAFTNHRQSFDFHGVSLTSSQVKRINAIMQTCGFYDEAGEFSYLVGLPGKSGVGGGIAAIYPSRYSVAVWSPRLNEKGNSVMGMKALELLTTETEESIF from the coding sequence ATGAACTACCATCAAATACTTGAGAATATTTACATGGACATCCGTCCATATGCACAAGTGGGCAAGCAAGCCGACTACATTCCCGCTCTTGCCTCGGTAGACCCCGACCAATTCGGCATCTGCATCAACACACTGCAAGGCGATGAATATGCACTGGGGCAAGCCGACACGCGTTTCTCCATACAGAGCATCTCTAAAGTGTTCAGTCTTGCCTACTGCATGAGCATCCTTGGTGATAATGTATGGCTGCGCATGGGCAAAGAGCCATCGGGCACTGCGTTCAACTCACTCATACAACTAGAACTTGAGAAAGGCTATCCACGTAATCCCTTCATCAATGCCGGGGCCATCGTCATGTCCGACATTCTGCTCAGCCACCTCTCACATCCCCACGAAGACTACATCGCCTTCATCCGCGAGATCAGCCACAACGACACCATCAACTACAATGACGAGGTGGTGCGTTCTGAGGAAAGCCAAGGATACCTCAATGCGGCCATTGCCAATCTGCTGAAGTACCACCACAACATCGACAACGACATCGCCGACGTTCTGCATTTCTATTTCCTCACCTGCTCCGTTGAAATGAGCTGCAAAGAACTGTCGAAGGCTTTTCTGGCCTTTACCAACCATCGGCAGTCGTTCGACTTTCATGGTGTGAGCCTCACCTCATCGCAAGTGAAGAGAATCAATGCCATCATGCAGACCTGTGGCTTCTACGACGAGGCTGGCGAGTTCTCCTACCTTGTAGGACTACCCGGAAAAAGCGGTGTGGGCGGAGGTATCGCCGCCATTTATCCATCCCGATATTCCGTAGCGGTATGGAGTCCGCGACTCAACGAGAAAGGCAATTCGGTCATGGGAATGAAAGCACTTGAACTACTCACCACCGAAACGGAAGAGTCTATTTTCTAA
- a CDS encoding HU family DNA-binding protein — protein sequence MAIHYKLIKNQIKSSKNYGKYYAHTVKQGKVSMEQIEQTIQENCTAKASDVRLVLRELFDTVKQYMQDGYVVELREMGKFHISVQSTPVDDPKNFSTDRHITGFKCNYTPYGERYKAGEGKRARHIHREMTDGCEAKPQKEYKY from the coding sequence ATGGCAATACACTACAAACTTATTAAAAATCAAATCAAAAGCAGTAAGAACTACGGGAAATATTATGCTCACACGGTGAAGCAAGGAAAGGTGTCGATGGAGCAGATAGAGCAGACGATACAGGAGAACTGTACGGCAAAGGCATCGGACGTGCGCCTCGTGTTGCGCGAGCTGTTCGACACCGTGAAGCAGTATATGCAGGATGGCTATGTCGTTGAACTGCGCGAGATGGGGAAATTCCATATTTCCGTGCAGAGCACGCCTGTTGACGACCCGAAGAACTTCAGCACCGACAGGCATATCACGGGATTCAAATGCAACTATACGCCCTACGGTGAACGCTACAAAGCGGGCGAAGGAAAGCGCGCCCGACACATCCATCGCGAAATGACCGACGGCTGTGAGGCGAAACCGCAGAAGGAATACAAATATTAA
- a CDS encoding NAD(+) diphosphatase, with the protein MKQHKHCPECGALLTEKALEGEGIVPWCEQCEAFRFPMYNVAVSLIVINEQNGKVLLVKQYGRPHYILVAGYVNRGETAEHAVCRELKEEMGLTAHRIAFNRTSFFEPSNTLMCNFTAYVADDHELHTNNEIDAYDWFTPDEARRHIRPDSLAEWFLNAFLSD; encoded by the coding sequence ATGAAACAACACAAACACTGCCCCGAATGCGGGGCGCTGCTGACGGAAAAGGCGCTCGAAGGCGAAGGCATCGTGCCCTGGTGCGAGCAGTGCGAGGCATTCCGCTTCCCGATGTATAACGTCGCCGTGAGCCTGATTGTCATCAACGAGCAAAACGGGAAGGTGCTCCTCGTGAAACAATACGGACGCCCCCACTACATCCTCGTGGCAGGATACGTAAACCGGGGAGAGACGGCTGAGCACGCTGTGTGTCGCGAACTGAAAGAGGAAATGGGGCTGACGGCACACCGCATTGCCTTCAACCGCACCAGCTTCTTCGAGCCGTCGAACACGCTGATGTGCAATTTCACCGCCTATGTGGCAGACGACCATGAGCTGCACACGAACAACGAAATCGATGCGTATGACTGGTTCACACCCGACGAGGCACGTCGGCACATCCGTCCCGACAGTCTTGCCGAGTGGTTTCTCAATGCTTTTCTATCGGATTAG
- a CDS encoding phosphatase PAP2 family protein produces MMRKALLLTAVAMIVVQVKASVGEPFKYGEMPTFNAEVNMSLHADRETGVERLILMETKSEPDGAERAETAKLMCLYPASLSSPSWTWMRTNEGVKPYKVMDDLTFVGVPLFVAGIIAKSEKKAFRQNDGTKHVLLTEFKTRIDDYTQYFGPAVTLGLKIGGVEGRSDWGRLLASSAMSYGIMAILVNSIKYTSKEMRPDGSSANSWPSGHTATSFAGATILHKEYGLTRSPWYSIAGYGVATATGVMRVLNNRHWVSDVLSGAGIGILSTELAYALSDILFKGKGLLRNDLNSDANIVTNPSFFSVSMGVGFGSKKLDFDLEKFDLEGGEDSKVLNLKFGTSTAVAAEGAYFFNKYIGVGGRLRVNSSPIKGWDGVEQIATKDIFRTILEIGNDDMAELLVARGTPGTPDYQPGIIDDFNLKIQSDHLTEFAADLGLYFNLPLSDRFALGSKLLVGRSIMQELNLDAVVSGGMKDFDFEEDPNDEDNFFVRNVRHLGNYSTEWDYFTVGGNKTFKVGTGISLTYAYKSNFAWKIFCDYDYTRKTYTMTYNPGAFIIDALPNISSLMGLKYSDTEETQRIKKARNTFVLGGSFVINF; encoded by the coding sequence ATGATGAGAAAAGCGCTGCTGCTGACAGCCGTAGCCATGATAGTTGTGCAAGTCAAAGCATCGGTGGGCGAACCTTTCAAATATGGTGAGATGCCGACGTTTAATGCAGAAGTGAACATGAGTCTGCACGCTGACAGGGAAACCGGTGTGGAAAGACTGATACTGATGGAGACAAAGAGCGAGCCGGACGGCGCAGAGCGTGCAGAGACTGCAAAACTGATGTGTCTCTATCCGGCATCACTTTCGTCGCCTTCATGGACATGGATGCGTACCAACGAGGGAGTGAAGCCATACAAGGTGATGGACGACCTGACCTTCGTCGGTGTGCCCCTCTTCGTGGCAGGTATCATCGCCAAAAGCGAGAAGAAAGCTTTCCGGCAGAACGACGGTACGAAACACGTGCTGCTGACGGAGTTTAAGACGCGTATCGACGACTATACGCAGTATTTCGGACCAGCCGTGACGCTGGGACTGAAAATCGGTGGCGTGGAAGGACGCTCCGACTGGGGGCGCCTGCTCGCCAGTTCAGCTATGTCCTACGGTATCATGGCGATACTCGTCAACAGCATCAAATATACCTCAAAGGAAATGCGACCCGACGGCTCGTCAGCCAATTCCTGGCCCTCGGGACACACGGCAACCTCATTCGCCGGTGCAACCATCCTGCATAAGGAATACGGACTGACCCGCTCGCCGTGGTACTCCATCGCCGGATATGGCGTGGCTACGGCAACAGGCGTGATGCGTGTGCTCAACAACCGCCACTGGGTGAGCGACGTGCTGTCGGGTGCAGGCATCGGTATCCTGTCAACCGAGTTGGCTTACGCCCTGAGCGATATCCTTTTCAAGGGCAAGGGACTGTTGCGAAACGACCTCAACAGCGACGCCAATATCGTCACCAACCCCTCGTTCTTCAGCGTGTCAATGGGAGTGGGATTCGGAAGCAAAAAACTGGATTTCGACTTGGAGAAGTTTGACTTGGAAGGAGGTGAAGACAGCAAGGTGCTCAACTTGAAATTCGGAACATCTACCGCCGTGGCTGCCGAAGGAGCTTACTTCTTCAACAAATACATCGGTGTGGGTGGACGACTGAGAGTGAACAGTTCGCCTATCAAGGGATGGGACGGAGTCGAGCAGATTGCGACAAAAGACATCTTCAGGACGATACTGGAAATCGGCAATGATGACATGGCTGAACTCCTCGTCGCAAGGGGAACACCCGGCACACCCGACTACCAGCCGGGCATCATCGACGATTTCAACCTGAAAATCCAGAGCGACCACCTCACAGAGTTCGCTGCCGACCTCGGTCTGTACTTCAACCTGCCGCTGTCCGACCGCTTCGCACTGGGCAGCAAACTGCTCGTCGGGCGCAGCATCATGCAGGAGCTCAATCTCGATGCCGTCGTCTCGGGAGGAATGAAGGACTTTGATTTCGAGGAAGACCCGAACGACGAAGATAATTTCTTCGTGAGAAACGTCCGGCATCTGGGCAACTACTCCACCGAATGGGACTATTTCACCGTCGGCGGAAACAAGACCTTCAAGGTCGGAACGGGCATCTCGCTGACCTACGCCTACAAGTCGAACTTCGCGTGGAAAATATTCTGCGACTACGACTATACGCGCAAAACCTACACGATGACCTACAACCCGGGCGCATTCATCATCGATGCACTGCCCAACATCAGCTCACTCATGGGCTTGAAGTATAGCGACACGGAAGAGACACAGCGCATCAAGAAGGCGCGCAACACCTTTGTGTTGGGAGGCTCCTTCGTCATCAACTTCTAA